A part of Silvimonas soli genomic DNA contains:
- the tssK gene encoding type VI secretion system baseplate subunit TssK, whose amino-acid sequence MKIFKPLWSEGALLLPQHFQQQGLFHQAQTAAAAKLATIHNWGIQRIAWDESILDLNKIKLREIDMRLADGTIIDARLGEWLPAARDLTDIPADIQLIVVSVALPLYDVNGSNCVNESRQNARARRFRTEYAQVNDLFGDAVAEMGVERLNLFLVFDFEIHSDLISCPVARLKRDTGGRFRLDADWIPPCLTLSASPCLTGLVERLTDILRARGGQLAARRGERNQNVADYSVSDVSLFWLLNCINTTWPELMHLSTHPDQHPEQLWLALARLAGSLSAFSLENDLDRIPAYRHDQLQLVFGQLEQLIRDLLDTVIPSPVIPIALERVRPTLWRAHLNDERLLADADFFLSIHATIPGHQLQQQLPMVCKLGAPEEVERILNSAVAGVPLTALQRVPSAVPLRLENQYFSLDGRDPAFARMLQTRSCSIYIPASIPEVTVELFAVLRT is encoded by the coding sequence ATGAAAATCTTCAAGCCTTTATGGTCAGAGGGCGCATTGCTGCTGCCTCAGCACTTCCAGCAGCAAGGGCTGTTTCATCAAGCTCAGACCGCTGCTGCCGCCAAACTCGCCACTATCCATAACTGGGGCATTCAACGCATCGCATGGGATGAATCAATTCTCGATTTAAATAAAATAAAATTACGAGAAATTGATATGCGTTTGGCGGATGGAACGATTATTGACGCCAGACTGGGTGAATGGCTGCCCGCTGCTCGGGATTTGACCGATATCCCCGCCGATATCCAGCTGATAGTGGTTTCGGTTGCATTGCCGCTTTACGATGTAAATGGCAGTAATTGCGTTAATGAATCGCGACAAAATGCACGTGCCAGAAGGTTTCGCACTGAATATGCTCAAGTGAATGATTTGTTTGGTGATGCTGTTGCTGAAATGGGCGTGGAGCGACTTAATTTATTTTTGGTCTTTGATTTTGAAATTCACTCAGATCTAATTAGTTGCCCAGTCGCCCGTCTCAAACGAGATACGGGAGGGCGCTTTCGCCTGGATGCTGACTGGATTCCACCGTGCCTGACTTTAAGTGCCAGTCCCTGCCTGACAGGACTAGTTGAACGTTTGACCGATATCTTGCGGGCACGCGGCGGCCAACTGGCTGCCCGCCGCGGTGAGCGTAACCAGAACGTAGCGGATTATTCAGTCTCTGATGTCTCTCTGTTCTGGCTACTGAATTGTATTAACACGACGTGGCCCGAGTTGATGCACCTGAGTACCCATCCCGATCAGCATCCTGAGCAACTATGGCTGGCGCTGGCGCGACTTGCGGGCTCGCTAAGTGCATTCTCGCTGGAAAACGATCTGGACCGTATCCCGGCCTATCGGCATGACCAGTTACAACTGGTGTTCGGGCAACTTGAGCAATTGATTCGGGATTTGCTGGATACAGTTATTCCGTCGCCAGTTATTCCAATTGCACTTGAACGTGTGCGACCCACATTGTGGCGCGCGCATCTTAACGACGAGCGCCTGCTGGCGGATGCTGATTTCTTTCTGTCCATCCACGCCACCATCCCCGGCCATCAGTTGCAGCAGCAACTGCCGATGGTTTGCAAGTTGGGCGCACCGGAAGAAGTGGAACGCATCCTTAACTCTGCAGTTGCCGGGGTGCCACTCACGGCGCTGCAGCGGGTGCCGTCTGCCGTACCGTTGCGGCTGGAAAACCAATATTTCTCGCTGGATGGCCGCGATCCCGCATTTGCCCGGATGTTGCAGACGCGTTCTTGCAGTATTTACATCCCGGCTTCCATTCCTGAAGTCACTGTCGAACTCTTTGCAGTCCTGCGTACATGA
- the tssB gene encoding type VI secretion system contractile sheath small subunit translates to MADSFQNEVPAARINIKLDLHTGGAQKKVELPLKLMVMGDFSNGQDTRPVAERPKVSINKNNFDSVLAELNPSARIAAPNLLGGDAEEVLVDLDFKSMKDFHPEQVAKNIPQLRALLAMRNLLRDLKSNLLDNASFRRELEKILKDPSLSANLRTELEKVAPVDSDAV, encoded by the coding sequence GTGGCAGACAGTTTTCAGAACGAAGTCCCGGCGGCCCGGATCAACATCAAGCTTGACCTGCACACAGGGGGCGCACAGAAGAAGGTAGAGCTACCGCTCAAGCTGATGGTGATGGGCGATTTCAGCAATGGCCAAGACACCCGCCCAGTAGCAGAACGCCCCAAGGTATCCATCAACAAGAACAACTTTGATTCCGTTCTGGCTGAACTCAATCCGTCGGCCCGGATCGCGGCCCCGAACTTGCTCGGAGGTGACGCGGAAGAGGTGCTGGTTGATCTTGACTTCAAATCCATGAAGGACTTTCACCCCGAACAGGTGGCCAAGAATATCCCGCAACTACGCGCACTGCTGGCCATGCGCAATTTGTTGCGCGACCTCAAATCAAATTTGCTCGACAACGCTTCATTCCGTCGTGAGCTCGAAAAAATCCTCAAAGACCCGTCGCTGTCCGCCAACTTGCGCACAGAACTGGAAAAAGTTGCCCCCGTAGATAGCGACGCTGTCTGA
- a CDS encoding type VI secretion system contractile sheath domain-containing protein — MSMQETQASNATQTRTVDAPDGPSNVYETLCAKIKLTPVTHTQPFETFQSNDALSESSIDERVAVAVNVFLKMIQASSQQVDRLDKSLLDFHIAAIDEKISRQLDAVMHHETFQQIEGAWRGLKFLVDRTDFRKNVKIEILDVAKDALRQDFEDTPEVIQSGLYRHTYIQEYDTPGGEPIGSIISNYEFDRSAQDIALLRNISKVSAAAHMPFVGAIGAAFFGKDSMEEVAAIQDIGNYFDRAEYIKWKSFRDTDDGRHQK, encoded by the coding sequence ATGTCGATGCAAGAAACCCAGGCTAGCAATGCAACACAGACCCGCACAGTGGACGCGCCAGACGGGCCGTCAAATGTGTACGAGACATTGTGCGCCAAGATCAAACTGACGCCGGTTACTCACACGCAACCGTTTGAAACTTTCCAGAGCAACGATGCCTTGTCCGAGTCATCAATTGATGAACGCGTTGCGGTGGCAGTGAACGTGTTCCTGAAGATGATCCAGGCCTCGTCACAGCAAGTTGACCGGCTCGACAAAAGCCTGCTGGATTTTCACATCGCTGCCATTGATGAAAAAATCAGCCGTCAACTGGATGCAGTCATGCACCACGAAACCTTCCAGCAAATTGAAGGCGCATGGCGTGGTCTGAAATTCCTGGTAGACCGCACCGATTTTCGCAAAAACGTGAAAATTGAAATTCTGGACGTAGCCAAAGACGCACTACGCCAGGATTTCGAAGACACACCCGAAGTCATTCAGAGTGGTTTGTACCGCCATACTTATATCCAGGAATACGACACTCCTGGCGGCGAGCCAATCGGCTCCATCATCTCCAACTACGAGTTCGACCGCAGCGCCCAGGATATTGCCCTGCTGCGCAACATATCCAAAGTCTCCGCTGCCGCTCACATGCCTTTCGTGGGGGCTATTGGAGCGGCTTTCTTTGGCAAAGATTCGATGGAAGAAGTCGCCGCCATCCAGGATATCGGAAACTATTTTGACCGCGCCGAATACATCAAATGGAAGAGCTTCCGGGACACCGATGATGGTCGTCACCAAAAATGA
- a CDS encoding contractile injection system protein, VgrG/Pvc8 family — MIRLTSPDEALPLLKLLDQPASFSITPLDPDNSLSALAATKPTRQWHGVITGSARLSSSIDETVYEFTLEPRLARLKNHVDTVLHQNLDLPGVIEATLRSDAGLIGNDFVFQLTGTYPVKEHVTRYREDGLTFIRRLCEECGLFYFFRQTEDREIIIFGDDHHRCPGSSSI, encoded by the coding sequence GTGATCCGTCTTACCAGCCCGGACGAAGCGTTACCGCTGCTCAAGCTGCTGGATCAACCTGCCAGTTTTTCCATAACACCGCTAGACCCGGATAACAGCCTCTCCGCGTTGGCCGCAACCAAGCCAACAAGGCAATGGCATGGCGTTATTACCGGTAGTGCCCGGCTTTCCAGCTCCATTGATGAAACCGTCTACGAGTTCACGCTAGAGCCACGGCTCGCCCGCTTGAAAAACCATGTCGATACGGTGTTACACCAGAACCTGGATTTGCCCGGCGTTATCGAAGCCACGCTGCGTAGCGATGCCGGCTTGATAGGCAATGACTTCGTCTTCCAGCTCACCGGCACTTACCCGGTTAAAGAACACGTCACCCGCTACCGCGAAGATGGGCTGACCTTTATTCGCCGACTGTGTGAAGAATGTGGCTTGTTCTATTTTTTTCGCCAAACCGAAGATCGCGAGATCATCATTTTTGGTGACGACCATCATCGGTGTCCCGGAAGCTCTTCCATTTGA
- a CDS encoding type VI secretion system Vgr family protein produces the protein MRQARQQEDIWQAGIDTAVGWGAVRSGKGLFLSADEQGRAGGKQLDMQPALEQLQRALQQAQALSEANGVAEADLLDVSTQQTQMDSVLKALQDAAILLSAPAGIREAFLSPLADLHYRTHESEWQQIVGYNRPRQPFLPRITLTQAQEDQLIEHAQPADMLYRFAKGGFIDARLPYAQRHAQLERYAKRARAWGFSNTRDVEIFCRYCCCNGEDFDRTPETTAVLHSLLAEQTSLKALPGLIVLNLPPYLAITGLLE, from the coding sequence ATGCGCCAGGCGCGACAACAAGAAGATATATGGCAAGCGGGCATTGATACGGCTGTTGGCTGGGGTGCTGTCCGGTCCGGCAAGGGGCTGTTTCTAAGTGCCGATGAGCAAGGTCGTGCCGGCGGCAAGCAACTGGACATGCAGCCCGCCCTAGAGCAGTTGCAACGGGCATTGCAACAGGCCCAGGCCCTGTCGGAAGCCAATGGCGTCGCAGAAGCGGACTTGCTGGACGTGTCCACACAGCAAACGCAGATGGATTCGGTGCTGAAAGCGCTGCAGGATGCCGCAATCCTGCTTTCGGCCCCGGCTGGCATTCGGGAGGCTTTCCTGTCCCCGCTCGCCGACCTGCATTACCGGACCCATGAAAGCGAGTGGCAACAAATCGTGGGCTATAACCGGCCGCGCCAGCCGTTCCTGCCCCGAATCACGCTCACACAAGCGCAGGAAGACCAGTTGATAGAGCATGCCCAACCGGCAGACATGCTTTATCGCTTTGCCAAAGGCGGCTTTATCGATGCCCGCCTACCTTACGCACAGCGCCATGCACAACTGGAACGCTATGCGAAACGTGCTCGCGCATGGGGATTCAGCAATACGCGGGACGTTGAAATTTTCTGCAGATATTGCTGCTGCAATGGTGAGGACTTTGACCGGACGCCCGAAACGACGGCCGTCTTGCACAGCCTGCTGGCTGAGCAAACCTCGCTTAAAGCACTTCCTGGTCTGATTGTACTGAACCTGCCTCCTTATCTGGCAATCACTGGATTGTTGGAGTGA
- a CDS encoding ankyrin repeat domain-containing protein: MTKNEKESALPRLEVEKKGFSLFGGLLGVLLAVSACAVVAFAAVNYMSSSNSQTAWLLMYIGIPAMFVIPPISAVIGFIFGGYFFYKRLLRVSLKKKSWITGVVAFFFVLNYGYPLLMHWHYENKSAKEEKILEQENQLKSTAENSIEEALESQNPDELISLLDSNKSLNILTIFCDRTDYYNDFIGYKSPADTQVDRDFEKELGKIKTLEQASEISSQTISADMVLKAKQIIVNKYAFWGDWKHVDALASAGITIDGVWIANNRKNLPATFEDTHSYCKSHSMTSPTVMTAYWGSYFRQESRNDSVKNALLHGARADVVDDWHQSLLFECPSQKTVKLFIGKGGNVNQQNGEGYTGLHAAIAFQREKDKTDMETLKCIQALLQFGADPAIRSKNGKTIWNLLEKTDPHDQDQSSREQFYVQVKKLLESKNPSTVVLK, translated from the coding sequence ATGACAAAAAATGAAAAAGAATCTGCCCTTCCCCGTCTGGAAGTAGAAAAGAAGGGGTTTAGCCTGTTTGGCGGCTTGCTTGGTGTCCTCCTTGCTGTATCGGCATGCGCGGTTGTTGCTTTTGCTGCCGTTAACTACATGTCCAGCTCAAATTCACAAACTGCTTGGCTACTCATGTATATAGGCATACCTGCAATGTTTGTTATACCGCCAATTTCAGCGGTAATTGGCTTTATTTTTGGTGGATATTTTTTTTACAAAAGACTTCTTCGTGTTTCTCTGAAAAAGAAATCGTGGATTACCGGTGTCGTTGCCTTCTTCTTTGTCTTGAATTATGGCTATCCATTGCTAATGCATTGGCATTATGAAAATAAAAGCGCAAAAGAAGAAAAAATACTTGAACAAGAAAATCAGCTGAAATCTACTGCAGAAAATAGCATTGAAGAGGCGCTTGAATCTCAAAATCCAGATGAATTGATAAGCCTCCTGGATTCAAATAAAAGTCTAAACATACTCACTATTTTTTGTGACCGGACAGACTACTACAACGATTTTATTGGATACAAATCTCCTGCAGATACGCAGGTGGATCGCGATTTTGAAAAAGAACTTGGAAAAATAAAAACCCTAGAACAGGCATCTGAAATATCCAGTCAAACGATATCTGCCGACATGGTTCTTAAGGCCAAACAGATTATTGTTAATAAATATGCGTTTTGGGGTGACTGGAAACACGTGGATGCTTTGGCTTCTGCGGGAATAACCATCGATGGAGTATGGATAGCCAATAACAGAAAAAATTTGCCGGCAACGTTTGAAGATACTCATTCCTATTGCAAAAGCCATTCCATGACATCCCCTACGGTAATGACGGCTTATTGGGGCTCCTATTTCAGGCAGGAGTCGCGCAATGATTCTGTAAAAAACGCTTTGTTGCATGGGGCTCGCGCAGATGTAGTTGATGATTGGCATCAATCTCTCTTGTTTGAGTGTCCTAGCCAAAAGACAGTCAAGTTATTTATAGGAAAAGGTGGAAATGTCAATCAACAAAATGGAGAAGGATATACGGGATTACATGCGGCAATAGCTTTTCAAAGAGAAAAAGATAAAACCGATATGGAAACGTTGAAGTGCATACAGGCATTGTTGCAGTTTGGCGCAGATCCGGCAATACGCAGTAAAAATGGAAAAACCATATGGAATCTGCTCGAAAAAACCGATCCCCACGATCAGGATCAATCAAGCCGTGAGCAATTTTATGTACAAGTAAAAAAACTGCTGGAGTCAAAAAATCCATCCACGGTGGTTTTGAAATGA
- a CDS encoding DUF3304 domain-containing protein, translated as MRNVLMILLCILGLTACDAHSGSDTDGGDATGVNYTQYPVNWVQINNSYDVHLGELGGMNGVYESEAGKRYTGTGGECCIRFPRNWTPGLKFIIHWERERCAMYAKPNSCGVNVYRAEVPIPEYGGGTYDLVVTFLPDDRVRVYVNSEIFIDDMNKKYGEKHWKTPGLTDKEDGFTGQGELDKAATAERQKDFDAAQAADASAAAAEAALTPAQRKARDEADSDREERWDISDKAKKVISNCMQPLHERGIDQSKAEKLCEAAAAQCKKLIGAGADVPEGPCDIRYY; from the coding sequence ATGCGTAACGTTCTGATGATCCTTCTATGCATCCTTGGCCTCACTGCCTGCGACGCCCACTCCGGTTCCGATACGGATGGGGGTGACGCCACCGGAGTCAACTACACCCAGTACCCGGTCAACTGGGTGCAGATCAACAACAGCTATGACGTCCACCTGGGTGAACTGGGTGGCATGAACGGCGTTTACGAAAGTGAAGCGGGCAAACGTTATACCGGCACCGGCGGGGAATGCTGTATCCGCTTCCCCCGAAACTGGACGCCCGGCCTGAAGTTCATCATCCACTGGGAACGGGAACGCTGTGCCATGTATGCCAAGCCCAATAGCTGCGGGGTGAATGTGTACCGGGCAGAAGTGCCGATTCCTGAATATGGCGGTGGTACCTATGATTTGGTCGTGACCTTCCTGCCTGACGATCGGGTGCGCGTTTATGTCAATAGCGAAATTTTTATTGACGACATGAACAAGAAATACGGGGAGAAACACTGGAAAACACCCGGCCTGACCGACAAGGAGGATGGTTTTACCGGTCAGGGCGAACTGGACAAGGCGGCAACGGCGGAGCGGCAAAAAGACTTTGATGCAGCCCAGGCGGCAGATGCCTCGGCTGCAGCTGCGGAAGCCGCTTTGACTCCAGCTCAGCGCAAAGCCAGGGATGAAGCAGATAGCGATAGGGAAGAACGGTGGGACATATCGGATAAAGCAAAGAAGGTCATTAGCAATTGTATGCAGCCACTGCATGAGCGCGGCATTGATCAATCAAAGGCAGAGAAGCTTTGCGAAGCTGCCGCAGCCCAATGCAAAAAATTGATAGGTGCTGGGGCTGACGTTCCGGAAGGCCCTTGCGATATACGCTACTACTGA
- a CDS encoding T6SS phospholipase effector Tle1-like catalytic domain-containing protein translates to MSKFKRMGKFPTNTNGEGFFPHANGFKSSNQKEPKVCDTCPQMIFVNLFFDGTANHRSFDRRGGSYTNVARLFEASEGLSPGAALAEQNASAALTGEERRYKFYLQGVGTQFRELGEDAYSTLGKGTAVGFGMRVGWAYSRVLNAVYHAITRSTNPLFSNDEARTAATWWDVQRTGMSVRRALSGPLLIAYDYAAGRNLIADKLAKLAKTQQQAPKNKQVGKVWISAFGFSRGAAGARVFVSQLMKEWGTSQKLAGVIDYEVSFLGIFDTVASVGGVDGLRTVLGAEGFDGHWAWCNKGALNVPPNVPCLHMVAINEQRRSFPLDTIRMGKEYAAKHQEIGCPGVHSDVGGGYPPGDQGKARKSLLSTGAPNSPLGRNLSLKMGQIPLHYMYKAALEAGVPLRLKEQMSAELQADFRVDENLVKAVNDWISQTPDFSDIEAALTYGFKQSMAWHTLRAQKSDYITGKDFYKNAPESGAQRPVLQKQYEDKIRSLEKQQVKLSQQAQNQMGGVFVDQSTQSGKEIWAQRSQTRAELDKLTNLLQTPDGRAKVMDGVAGKPEGSMPPGGDVGDILPQDKKDLLEGNEEFQLLLGYLYPEQQPGLGVIHSTTTETIRVDLTPTKMAQTIERWSIRHADPLHPDNVPPASAKLLIMTQSGLEAMALDGIVMPEPDFVPFLKECTSKTAWQAMKANEAACTLFDDYMHDSRAWFRTPTFHEPTPGGYGWPRAFYIGSDTRVEYLGRKVASGQATQVSRKIVMPPSPPKPPPAPPTADIYTPPVVDMNALFNARW, encoded by the coding sequence ATGAGCAAATTTAAGCGAATGGGGAAGTTCCCTACGAATACCAATGGAGAAGGCTTCTTTCCTCATGCCAATGGTTTCAAATCCAGCAACCAGAAAGAGCCGAAGGTTTGTGACACCTGCCCGCAGATGATTTTCGTCAATCTGTTTTTTGACGGCACGGCAAACCATCGCAGCTTTGATCGGCGAGGTGGCTCGTATACCAATGTGGCTCGGTTGTTCGAGGCCAGTGAGGGGTTGTCTCCAGGCGCAGCTCTGGCTGAACAAAATGCAAGTGCGGCGCTGACAGGTGAGGAACGCCGCTACAAGTTCTATCTGCAGGGGGTAGGCACGCAGTTTCGGGAGCTGGGAGAAGACGCGTACTCCACCCTGGGCAAGGGCACTGCGGTGGGCTTTGGCATGCGGGTGGGCTGGGCGTACTCCCGGGTGCTCAATGCGGTCTATCACGCCATTACCCGCAGTACCAACCCGTTGTTCAGCAATGATGAGGCCAGAACTGCGGCCACCTGGTGGGATGTGCAGCGCACCGGCATGTCGGTACGCCGGGCCTTGAGTGGCCCGCTCTTGATTGCCTATGACTATGCGGCAGGCCGTAACCTGATTGCAGACAAGCTGGCCAAGCTGGCCAAGACCCAGCAGCAAGCGCCCAAAAACAAGCAGGTTGGCAAGGTGTGGATCAGCGCGTTTGGTTTTTCCCGCGGGGCGGCTGGGGCTCGGGTATTTGTGTCACAGCTGATGAAAGAGTGGGGCACAAGCCAGAAACTTGCCGGAGTGATCGACTATGAGGTGAGTTTTCTGGGCATTTTTGACACCGTTGCGTCGGTTGGCGGGGTAGATGGTCTGCGCACGGTACTGGGTGCAGAAGGGTTCGATGGTCATTGGGCGTGGTGCAACAAGGGGGCTCTGAATGTACCGCCAAATGTCCCTTGTCTGCATATGGTGGCGATCAATGAGCAACGCCGCAGTTTTCCGCTCGATACCATCCGTATGGGCAAGGAATATGCCGCCAAGCATCAGGAAATTGGCTGCCCCGGTGTGCACTCGGATGTCGGCGGCGGGTATCCGCCCGGTGACCAGGGCAAAGCCCGCAAATCCCTACTTTCAACTGGCGCGCCGAACTCTCCCCTGGGGAGGAACCTGAGTCTGAAGATGGGGCAGATCCCCTTGCATTACATGTATAAAGCCGCGCTGGAGGCGGGCGTGCCGTTGCGCCTTAAAGAACAGATGTCCGCCGAATTGCAGGCGGACTTCCGGGTGGACGAGAACCTGGTAAAAGCAGTAAACGACTGGATTAGTCAGACCCCTGACTTTTCAGATATTGAAGCTGCCCTGACATATGGCTTCAAACAAAGCATGGCCTGGCACACCTTGCGGGCACAGAAGTCTGATTACATCACCGGGAAGGATTTTTACAAAAACGCACCGGAATCTGGTGCTCAGCGACCCGTGCTCCAGAAACAGTACGAGGACAAAATCCGGTCGCTGGAAAAGCAGCAGGTGAAGCTGAGTCAACAGGCCCAGAATCAGATGGGTGGCGTGTTTGTGGACCAAAGCACTCAAAGTGGCAAAGAGATCTGGGCACAACGTTCACAAACCCGGGCAGAACTGGACAAGCTGACCAATCTCCTGCAAACCCCCGACGGGCGCGCCAAAGTGATGGACGGTGTCGCAGGAAAGCCCGAAGGCAGCATGCCCCCTGGCGGGGACGTCGGCGATATCCTTCCCCAGGATAAAAAGGATCTGCTTGAGGGCAACGAAGAATTCCAGCTGTTGCTTGGCTATCTGTATCCCGAACAGCAGCCGGGTTTGGGCGTCATCCACTCCACTACGACGGAGACAATCAGGGTAGATCTGACCCCCACGAAAATGGCCCAGACCATTGAAAGATGGAGCATCCGGCATGCTGATCCACTTCACCCCGACAACGTGCCCCCTGCCAGTGCCAAGTTACTGATCATGACGCAATCCGGCCTCGAAGCAATGGCATTAGACGGCATCGTGATGCCGGAGCCAGACTTTGTGCCGTTTTTGAAAGAGTGCACCAGCAAAACAGCATGGCAGGCCATGAAGGCGAACGAAGCCGCGTGCACGCTCTTCGATGATTACATGCATGACTCACGTGCATGGTTCCGTACCCCCACTTTCCACGAACCCACCCCGGGCGGCTACGGCTGGCCACGTGCGTTCTATATCGGCAGCGATACCCGGGTGGAATATCTTGGCCGTAAAGTGGCAAGCGGCCAAGCCACACAAGTGTCCCGCAAGATCGTCATGCCACCTTCCCCGCCAAAACCACCACCCGCTCCACCCACTGCAGATATTTATACCCCTCCAGTTGTTGATATGAATGCTTTATTCAACGCTAGATGGTAG
- a CDS encoding PAAR domain-containing protein: MQYVICVGDGTSHGGKVLNGSNRMSIDGRPVARKGDMVSCPKEGHGTNPIIEGSPTLTDDGVPVALHGHKTACGCTLIASGTGAGVH, from the coding sequence ATGCAATACGTAATCTGCGTCGGTGATGGCACCAGCCACGGCGGTAAAGTGCTGAATGGCTCAAACCGGATGAGCATCGATGGTCGTCCGGTGGCCCGCAAGGGCGACATGGTGTCCTGCCCCAAAGAGGGCCACGGCACCAATCCGATTATTGAGGGTTCTCCTACGCTGACTGATGACGGTGTGCCGGTGGCATTGCACGGCCATAAAACGGCCTGCGGCTGCACGTTGATTGCCAGCGGGACAGGGGCCGGGGTGCACTGA